GCAAGAAGGAAGGGTCCGTCCCCGGCATCGGCGAGATCGTGGTGTCGGACCACTGGCCACCGGTTGGAATGCCGATGATGTGAAGGCGCGTGTCCAGTGAACCGTCGGGGTGGACGGTGCGCCGCGTCGACGGGTCGGTCTCCGGCGCCGGGGTGGGCGCGCCGTCGGGTGCGAAGGGGCGAACGCGGCCGGCTTCGATAATGGAGCGGAAGAGGGGGTCGGCGGGACGGCGGATATCCGGGGCGGGAAGGAAGGCGTCGGCAAGCGTGGGCGCACTGGCGCTGCGACTGCCGCTGGTGATGGTGTAGCCCTCCTCGCTCCTGGCCAGTGCCGGGAGGGGACCGAGGAACGTGACGAGGCCGGCGTCGACGAGAGCGAGGAGCTCCTGGGTGCGGAACAGCGGGGGGCCCGAGCCGACCATCTGGCCGAAGTTCATGAACGCGGGCAGCGCGCGGTCTGAGGATGGGCAACGGCCGTTCTCGGCAGCGTAGGACGCGGGGCGGCGGGCCACCGAGATGACCCACAGCCCCGCCTTGACGGGCGAGTTCCGGGCGGCGACCGCCTCGGCGATGTCACGCTCCATCTTGGTGCCAATCAGGCCGGTGAGCTCGTCGATGCTCAGGCTTTCAGTGCCGGCGAGGGGGTTGATCCACTCATTGAGGTCGAAGGGCTGCGAGCTCATCCCGCTGAGGTGGGCAGTGAGCGCCGCGGGCACCGCGCTGAAGTCCCCGCACAGGTCGGCGGAGTCGATTGCCTTCAGGATGTCCTCCAGGCTGGCGTTGAGGGACTCAGGGCGGACGCGGGCGAGAGTGGTGTAGTACTCGGCGTAGGAGTCGCGCACGATAGCGGGCCAGAACACCTCACCGAAGCGCGCGGAACCTGACTCCACTGCCTCACGGGCGACGCTGCGCAGGCGCGGCATGGCGGGCCGCGGGGGGAGGGAGTGGTACTCGGATTTGGGCAGGTAGGGGTATCCGCGTCCGGAGGTGACGAGGAGGCGCGGTTCGCGTCCCGACGCCTCGTAGCGCAACCCCGAGCGGGAGGTGGGCTCAGAAACAAACCGGCCGCCGCGATCGATGGTCACCAGCGCCATGAGGTCGAAAAAGCCCATGCCCAGGCCGCGCACGAGGACGTCGCCACCCGCCGGCAGCGTGTCGACGTCCTGCTCGACTGGGTTGTCGGGGGCCATCCAGGCGGGGCCCCCGACGCGCCTGCCGGCGGGCAGGACCCAGCCGGTGGCCAGCACGGTCGCATCCGCGGTGACGGTGGTGCCGTCGGCCAGGGAGATGACGTCGGCATCGCCCTGGCTGCGCACGCCGGTGGCGCGGGTGGCGTGCTCGACCACGGTGACGGTGTCAGGCAGCTGAGCGAGAGCCACCCGGTAGACCCAGCGCAGGTATTCCCCGTAGAGGGTGCGGGAAGGATTGCTTTCGGGCAGCGTCGCGTCGATCTCCGCTGAGTAAGCGGTGGGGGCGGCGACCGGGTAAGCGTCGAAAAGCGATGCCTTCGGCTTCGAGATCCCCTCGCGCTCGCCGCGGATGAGCTGGATCCACTCGTACATGGTGGGCCCCTCGAGGACGGGGGCGCCGACGGTCGCGCCGGGTTCGGTGAACAGCGTGACAGCGCCGGCCAGGGTGTTCATACACAGCGTTGATGTTTGAGAGGTGTCCCAGACCCGCCCGGCGCCGATCTGGGCGTCGTCGATGAGGTGGAGGGCGATCTGCCTCGGGCCTAATTCGCGGAGGTAGGCAGCGAGGCGCTCGATAACTGAGATGCCGCGCGGACCCATTCCCACGATCGCGATGGTGCTATCGGCTGGCATAACGGTCCTTTCTGTTTAGACAGAATAGTCTACTCTTGGAATACCACTCCGTCTAACTGTGTTATTGTTCGAGAATTCCGCACAACCCGATAGAAGGGAAACCGCAGTGAAGCTATCGCTTCCAGGCTCGATAGGTGCCACACTCGTCGCGGTCGCAACGTTGACGAGTTGCGCGGCGCCCTCGGACGAGGCAAGCTCCTCGAGCGAGGACGAGGTCCTCACCTACCTCGAACCGAACTGGTTCACCACCCTCTATCCGCCAGCTGCGGGTTACTACCCGAACGGTGGCGTGGTCAATCAAATCACGGACCGGTTGCTCTATCAGGACCCCGATACCCTCGAGCTCGAACCGTGGATCGCTACGTCCCTTCCCGAGGTCAACGCCGACGCCACCGAGTTCACCTTCGACATCCGCACCGACGTGACGTACTCCGACGGCACGCCCCTAACGGCGCGCAACGTGGTGGCCAACATCGATCTTTACGGCAAGGGGGACAAGTCGCGCCTGCTCAGCAAGTCTGAGCAAATCAGTAACTACGACTACGGTGAGGTCGTCGACGACGACACCGTCCGCTTCCACTTCACGGCGCCGGCCCCGGGCTTCGCCCAGGCGGTCTCCGTCTACAACGCCGGGTTGCTTTCCGACGCCACCCTCGCGCTGCGCAACGAGGACTACGGCCCCGGCAACGCCGTCAACATCATCGGCTCCGGACCCTTCGTCATCACGGGCGAATCCCTCGGCACCGACCTCACCCTGACCACCCGCGAGGATTACAACTGGGCCCCGCCGTCGCTGGAGCACCAGGGCCGGGCGAGGATCGGCGGGGTGCACGTCACGCTGGCGGCCGAGGAGGCGATGCGCACCGGCGCCGTCATCTCCGGCCAGGCCGACGTCGTGCGCAGCGTCACCGCGCCCGCGGAGCGGCACCTTGCCGACGAGGGCGTGCAGGTGTACTCGCGCGGCACCAATTCGATGAACAACCAGTTGGCGCTGCGTTTCAACCACCCGCTGCTGCAGGACATCAGGACGCGCCAGGCGCTCGCCCACGCCGTGAACCGGGAGGAAATCCTGCGCGTGCTGTTCTCGGACTCCTACCCGCTCGCCACGTCCACGGTCGCGACAACCGGGCTGGGGTACGCGGAGCAGGACCCGCAGGCCTACGCTTTCGACCCCGACCGGGCCCGAGCCCTCCTCGCCGAGGCGGGCTGGACCGCTGGCTCCGACGGCATCATGGAAAAGGACGGCCAGCGCCTTGCGCTGCGCGTCAACATCGCGGGCCCCCAGCCGCGCTCCCGCGAAGTACAGACCATGATTCAGGACCAGCTGCGCGCCGTAGGCATCGCCCTAGAGATTAACTCCGGTGATAACGCGAGCCAGAACGCGGACGCGAAAGACCAGAACAAGATTCAGATCTATCACTCGATGGTGGGCCGGGCCGACTACGACGCAATCAACTCGCTCTACTCCGTCGGGACGCGCGATGTGTTTATCAACCAAGACGCCGAGGGAAACGTGATCGACCAGCACCTCGAGGACCTGCTGCAGCGCGTCGTGTCCACCCCGGATGACGCGGGGCGCGCAGCCGCGACGCGGGATGTGCAGGACTACATCACCCAGCAGGCCTACTCCATTCCCCTGTTCGAGGAACCGCAGGTGTACGCACTGTCCCCGCGCGTGAAGGGATTCCGTACCGAGAGCGTGGCGCGGCCGTCGTTCTATGACGTCTACATCGAAAGCGAGGACAACTGATGTCGCTCATTCTCCGGCGGATCGGACAGGCGCTCATCGTCCTGCTGCTGGCCTACACGCTCGCGTTCTTCCTGCTCTCCGCCCTCCCCTCGGACGGCGTGATGGCCCGCTACGCCGACCCGGCGTTGGGTCTGTCCCAGGCTGAGATTGACGGGATCCGGCAGGAGATGGGCGTCGATAAGCCTCTTGCCGTGCAATTCTTTACCTCGCTGGCGGGCTTTTTCACCGGTAACCTGGGCTACTCGGTCCGGACGGGCACCCCCGTCTCGCAGTTGATCGCCGACGCCCTCCCGCACACCCTCGCGTTGGCGGCGGCCGCGGTAGGCCTGGCGGCCATCGTCGCGCTCGTCACCGCTTACGTGGCGACGCTTCCCGGCCTGCGCCTCGTGCGAGCCTTCTTCCGCGCGCTGCCGTCCTTCCTGGTCTCGCTTCCCGGTTTCTGGGTGGCTATCCTGCTCCTCCAATTCGTCTCCTTCCGCTTGGGCTGGGTCAACGTGATCGACCCGGGTCCGCTAGAAGGCCTCATCCTCCCCGCGCTGACCCTTTCGGTGCCCATGGCCGCCCCGCTCGCGCAGGTGCTGATTCGCTCCATCGACGAGGTCAGGGAGCAGCCCTTTGTGCAGGTGGCGCGCTCGCGCGGGGCGACGGAGACGCGCATCTTCTTCCGGACGGTGCTGCGCAACGCCTCCCTGCCCCCGCTGACGATGGCGGGACTGCTCTTCGGCGAGCTCGTCGGCGGCGCGGTCGTGACGGAGACCGTGTTCGGGCGCACAGGCCTGGGTTCGCTCGTGGTCTCGTCGGTGTCGAACCGTGACACGCCGGTGCTCCTGGGTGTCGTCCTCATCGCCGCGGTCGCTTACGTCCTAATCAACCTCGTCGTGGATCTTCTGTACCCGGTGATCGACGTTCGCCTGCGCGAGCGCTCCCTCACCCCGAACCGATTGGTGGCGGCATGACAACTGCACTTTCAACCCGCGCGCAGGCCAACACGTGGCGTGCTCCCGGCTCCGTTTTGTCCCTGATCGTGCTGGTTGTCGCGCTGTTGTGGGCCGTGTTCCCCGGCGCGTTTGCCCCGCACGATCCCTTCCGCGGCACTGACGTCGCCCTCCTTGCCCCGAGCGCCGAGCACTGGTTCGGCACCGATTCGGTGGGCCGGGACCTGTTCTCCCGCGTGGTGTTCGGTGCGCGCCAATCCCTGCTCGGCGCGCTAGTCGCGGTCGCCGTGGGGCTGGTCGCGGGCACGCTCATCGGGCTCATCGCTGGCAGCGTGCGCGGTGCGGTGGACACCGTGCTCATGCGACTTGTCGACGTCCTTCTTGCGATCCCGGGCATCCTCCTTTCCCTGTCCATCATCATCGTGCTGGGATTCGGGTCCGTTCAGGCTGCCTTTGCGGTCGGCGTGACATCGATCGCCGCCTTCGCCCGCCTCGCCCGGTCTCAGGTGATCACCGTGGCCAATACCGATTTCGTGGAGGCCGCCTACGGCTCCGGCGCGACCCGAGCTGCCGTGCTTGCGCGCCACATCCTGCCGAATTCGCTGACCCCGGTTCTCGCCCTGGCCGCGCTTCAGTTCGGCACCGCGATCCTGCAACTGTCCATTCTCGGCTTCCTGGGCTACGGGGCGCCGCCGCCCACGCCGGAGTGGGGCCTCATCATCGCCGAGGGGCGCGACTTCATGGCCACCGCTTGGTGGATCATCGTCCTTCCGGGCCTGGCCATCGTCGCCACCGTCATGGCCGCCAACCGCCTGTCCCAGAACTTCTCCACGGAGGTGGAAGCGTGACAACGAGCCCTTCTCAGCCGATCCTCAGCGTCGAGGACCTGACCGTGTCGTACGGTGACGTTCTCGCCGTCGACAACGTGAGCTTCACCGTCAACCCGGGGCACATGACCGCGATCGTCGGGGAGTCCGGCTCGGGCAAGACGACCTCGGCGATGGCCGCGATCGGCCTGCTCAGTCCCTCCGCTCGCCTCGAAAGTGGCGCGATCCGTTTCGGCGGAAAGGACATCGTGGGGTCCACTCACGCGCAGTGGCGCTCCCTGCGCGGGGCCCACATTGGGCTCGTCCCGCAGGATCCCAACAACTCCCTCAATCCGCTTGCCACGATCGGGGCTTCGATCGAAGAGGGCATGGAGATCCACGGGATCGGCGATCGGGCGTCGAGAAGAAAGCGCGCCCTTGACCTGCTGGCGGAGGTGGGAATCGACGACCCGGAGCGCCGCTACAACCAGTACCCCCACGAGCTATCGGGCGGTATGAAGCAGCGCGTGCTCATCGCCGCGGCGGTCGCGCTTGAGCCGGACGTTCTGATCGCCGACGAGCCCACCTCGGCCCTCGACGTCACCGTGCAAAAAACCATCCTCGACCTGCTCGACCGGATGCGCACCGAGCTCGGCCTGGGCCTGCTCTTTATCACCCATGACCTCGCGGTGGCGGGCGACCGCGCCGATAACGTGGTGATCATGGAGCACGGCCGCGTCGTGGAGTCGGGGT
The nucleotide sequence above comes from Corynebacterium capitovis DSM 44611. Encoded proteins:
- a CDS encoding ABC transporter permease; protein product: MTTALSTRAQANTWRAPGSVLSLIVLVVALLWAVFPGAFAPHDPFRGTDVALLAPSAEHWFGTDSVGRDLFSRVVFGARQSLLGALVAVAVGLVAGTLIGLIAGSVRGAVDTVLMRLVDVLLAIPGILLSLSIIIVLGFGSVQAAFAVGVTSIAAFARLARSQVITVANTDFVEAAYGSGATRAAVLARHILPNSLTPVLALAALQFGTAILQLSILGFLGYGAPPPTPEWGLIIAEGRDFMATAWWIIVLPGLAIVATVMAANRLSQNFSTEVEA
- a CDS encoding TIGR04028 family ABC transporter substrate-binding protein — encoded protein: MKLSLPGSIGATLVAVATLTSCAAPSDEASSSSEDEVLTYLEPNWFTTLYPPAAGYYPNGGVVNQITDRLLYQDPDTLELEPWIATSLPEVNADATEFTFDIRTDVTYSDGTPLTARNVVANIDLYGKGDKSRLLSKSEQISNYDYGEVVDDDTVRFHFTAPAPGFAQAVSVYNAGLLSDATLALRNEDYGPGNAVNIIGSGPFVITGESLGTDLTLTTREDYNWAPPSLEHQGRARIGGVHVTLAAEEAMRTGAVISGQADVVRSVTAPAERHLADEGVQVYSRGTNSMNNQLALRFNHPLLQDIRTRQALAHAVNREEILRVLFSDSYPLATSTVATTGLGYAEQDPQAYAFDPDRARALLAEAGWTAGSDGIMEKDGQRLALRVNIAGPQPRSREVQTMIQDQLRAVGIALEINSGDNASQNADAKDQNKIQIYHSMVGRADYDAINSLYSVGTRDVFINQDAEGNVIDQHLEDLLQRVVSTPDDAGRAAATRDVQDYITQQAYSIPLFEEPQVYALSPRVKGFRTESVARPSFYDVYIESEDN
- a CDS encoding ABC transporter permease, with amino-acid sequence MSLILRRIGQALIVLLLAYTLAFFLLSALPSDGVMARYADPALGLSQAEIDGIRQEMGVDKPLAVQFFTSLAGFFTGNLGYSVRTGTPVSQLIADALPHTLALAAAAVGLAAIVALVTAYVATLPGLRLVRAFFRALPSFLVSLPGFWVAILLLQFVSFRLGWVNVIDPGPLEGLILPALTLSVPMAAPLAQVLIRSIDEVREQPFVQVARSRGATETRIFFRTVLRNASLPPLTMAGLLFGELVGGAVVTETVFGRTGLGSLVVSSVSNRDTPVLLGVVLIAAVAYVLINLVVDLLYPVIDVRLRERSLTPNRLVAA
- a CDS encoding FAD/NAD(P)-binding protein, with the protein product MPADSTIAIVGMGPRGISVIERLAAYLRELGPRQIALHLIDDAQIGAGRVWDTSQTSTLCMNTLAGAVTLFTEPGATVGAPVLEGPTMYEWIQLIRGEREGISKPKASLFDAYPVAAPTAYSAEIDATLPESNPSRTLYGEYLRWVYRVALAQLPDTVTVVEHATRATGVRSQGDADVISLADGTTVTADATVLATGWVLPAGRRVGGPAWMAPDNPVEQDVDTLPAGGDVLVRGLGMGFFDLMALVTIDRGGRFVSEPTSRSGLRYEASGREPRLLVTSGRGYPYLPKSEYHSLPPRPAMPRLRSVAREAVESGSARFGEVFWPAIVRDSYAEYYTTLARVRPESLNASLEDILKAIDSADLCGDFSAVPAALTAHLSGMSSQPFDLNEWINPLAGTESLSIDELTGLIGTKMERDIAEAVAARNSPVKAGLWVISVARRPASYAAENGRCPSSDRALPAFMNFGQMVGSGPPLFRTQELLALVDAGLVTFLGPLPALARSEEGYTITSGSRSASAPTLADAFLPAPDIRRPADPLFRSIIEAGRVRPFAPDGAPTPAPETDPSTRRTVHPDGSLDTRLHIIGIPTGGQWSDTTISPMPGTDPSFLQETDKTAASLLNRG